The Dama dama isolate Ldn47 chromosome X, ASM3311817v1, whole genome shotgun sequence nucleotide sequence TAATTAAGGCTAGGAGACAAGATGAAGTCACCTAGggacaaaatattggctataaaaGCAAGGGGGCCAGGAGCATGGCCAAGGATACACCAATATTTGGAAACGATAAAAGTGGAGCAGTAGTCAGAGATACAGGAGAAAACCAAGAGAGTAAGGGCAAGAAACTGTGGAATATGCTGAGTGGTCACAGGAAGGGTTAGAAGTAACTGCCGGTTTGGGAAGATTGTTAATCATCAGTAATCTGGTTAAGAGAAGTCTCAGAGACAGGGAGTGATAGAAGCCAAACTGAATTAAGTCAAATATGCCTTAGCAAGTCCCTGATGGCCCACTGGCTAGGACTTgaagctttcactgctggggcctaggttcagtccttggtcagggaactaagatcctgcaataTGCCAGTGGCacggcaggaaaaaaaaaagttaaatatgctCTGGGTTGTGAGAAAGTGGAGACTGAGGAGAGCCAGAAGATTGGCTTTGTGGAGGAGCATAACAATGGAGTAATGCCTAgaatagtagaaagaaagaaagtgaagtcactcagtcatgtccgactctttgtgaccccatggactgtagcctacctgggtcctctgtccatgggattttccaggcaagagtattggagtgggttgccagttccttctccaggggatcttcccaacccagggatcgaacccaggtctcctgcattgcgggcagacgctttaacctctgagccaccagggaagcccataaagtagTATATGGGGCCAAAATTCACAGGTAAACATGCCTGTGGATGTTGACAACACAGTCCATTGAACAATCTAGATGGCTATCAGTAGGGGAAAAAacagggaagttgctcagtcgtgtccgactctgcaaccccatggactgtagcctaccaggctcctccatccatgggattttccaggcaagaatactggagtgacttgccagttccttctccaatcagTAGGGGAACAGCTAAACAATTATACATTTATTCCATGGAATACCATGAATCAATTAAAAAGGATACATTAAACCACTGTTCGTTATATATTAGTAACTTTTGAAAGTATCAAAACAACActtgaaaaaaagtaaatgatgGGTGGATTCTATCAATATCAAATGTATCAATATTCTGAGTGTAATATTTTACTATAGTTTGATGACACGTTACCTTTAGGGGGAAGTGTTTAAGTACATGGGATTCTGTATTATTTCTCAAAACTACACGAGTCCACatctcaaaatttaaaagttgaataaaaaaaatatttccagtacGTACATAATTGGGGTTTCTTAAGCCCCACAGAGAACATTTATCTTgccatcaaaaaaaaattttttttttcactttgtgaaTAAAACGAAGAGAGGTTGGGATGGGGAATCTCAACGTGGTTTCCCCTGGCTATGGGGATAGACAGCTTTGAAGGCTTCCAGAACCGCCCCCGCCTCAAGGGTCCTGGGTCGCCCCTCCCTAGGAGTGTGCGGGAACTACAAATTGCTAACGGGGCGGCCCCTCTAGCCCACCTCGGAGGTCCACGTCTTGTTAGCCCAGAAGATAACACCTCTAGCTGTCCGAACTGGACCGAATTGAAGAATTTTCGCCCTTTTCCGCTCAGCGAGGGAAAGACTCTCTCTCGCCCACCCGTCCGCGGTTCTCTCAGACAGTCATGCCTTGGCTGAGCATCCTCTGCTTCCCGCGCCCTCCTGGGAGGACGCCACGCTCACTCTCATTGTTCCAATGACCCAGAAGCTGGGCTAGGAGGACTGGCCGCGTTTTCTGGGCAGGGTGAGTCATTTCCGGTCACAGGCTCCCTCCCCCGGAAGTGAGGCCTGATGTAAACACCAGAGCAGGGCGTCAAGGCCCGGGAGGTCAGAAAGCCGGGCCGCGGGCGGCACCGAGAACTGGAGCTGGGATCGGGGACGCACAGTGTTCAGGTCAGTGCAGGCGGCAGGGATCTGGGGCATGGTCCCAAAATTGGTTGCGGTCTAGGAGACAAAGGGGTTTTTTGAGCAGGGGTTTTGGTTGATGGAAGGTATCTAGGACAAGCATCTTAAGTAGGTGCTGGCATTGGGAGGCGTATGAGAGTGGACTTGCACATAAGGGGTGGGGGAGCTATGTGTGAGGAATCCCTGGGCAGGGTTCTTGGGTGGCACAGGTCTTGGGATTGGGGGTCCCAAAGAGGAGGTCTTGGAAGTTTGGGGAATCTCCAACGAATGGGTCtttgtgtggggggggtggggcatTAGGGAGTCCAGTGGAGGTGGTATGAAGAGGTGAGGGGGACATTTGGAGGGTGGGAAGAGGGTGTGCCTGGGCAAAGATTTGGGGAAGACGGGTGTTTAAAGGGAGTATGGGGACTCTAGGGCAATAATATTAGGGGAATCTGGGGCAGGCATCTTGCTGGGGGGATTGAGTAGTCCCAGGTAGGAGTTTTGGAAAGTCTGTGTCCTGGGCAAGGGTCTTGAGGCAATAGGGTCCCCTGGGGCAGGGTCTTGGGAAGAGGATAGGGAGTCTGGAGGAGGGATCTTAAGGGGTATGCAATTCCTGGGGGTAGATCCCAGCCAACCAATGTCAAAGTCAGGGATAGCAGAACACATGCAAGGGTATGTCCCAGGGGTGGGGCATCTGAGTGATAAGGGAATTCTGAAGTAGGGTCTTTAGGGCATACAGGGATCTGGGGGAAGGTCCAGGTTGTCCATGATTGGGCAGAAGTTAGCATGTCATGAGAGGGGTTGTCTGGAGGTAGGAATGGGATCCTGAAGGTATTTCGGGAAGCCTGTGAGGAGGCAAGGTGTGAGAGCTCGGGAGTGATAGAATAGgttggagtagaaggacatggaAGGAGAGACCCTCAGAATGGTGGACCAACCATAGGAGGTCTCAGGGCCAGGTCGGGGAGGTGCAGGAGGAGGTGGGTGCTTGAGCTCCCTTTCCCATTTATTGACAGGCAGACTTAGGTGCTAGGTCCAGGTGTAAGAAGAGAAGTGTATGGGGTGGTTCCAGGCTATGTTGGGCACCAAGATCAGGATTGGCTGGGGATAAAGAGGAGACATCACTGAAATACCCCCTACCTCATTATTTCCTGAGAAACAGTCAGGGCCGGGGAGtaaggaggaggggcaggggtggtCGAGGTCAGAGTAGGCCCAGGTCAACCAAGTGTGAGAAGATGGGACTGTTCCTGGCCATGCTCCTTGGGGTCTTGGGAGCTTAGATGGAGACCCTAGGATTCTCCCCATGATTTTGTCTTCTCTGCAATACTACTGGGGTTAGGTAGCAGAGTGGAAGGAGGAAGAAGTAATCAGTTGAGGACAGGAGTTCTAGGACTCAGAGAACAGACCAAAGGACTCTTCCCAACCCTACCCCCATTTGTGTCCAGGGAAGTAATCCTGGACCATGACTCAGCAGCCACTTCGAGGTGTGACCAGTCTGCGTTTCAACCAAGACCAAAGTGAGAGAGGCTTGTGCCTGTGCCCTTTTTGgagttgggggagggagagaatGGCTACAGGTGGATGTTAAGCCCCTAGCTTCCAACTTGGGCATCCTTTGAGGCAGCCCGGATTCCTCCCATCCCCAGGCTGCTTTTGCTGCGCTATGGAGACAGGTGTGCGCATCTACAACGTGGAGCCATTGATGGAGAAGGGGCATCTGGGTGAGCTGTCGGTGAGGGAGGTGCAGTGGGCAGAAGGGATGGGTTGGGCATTGGCACCCACCCCTACTGACACCCTGGTCCTTGTTCAGACCATGAGCAGGTGGGCAGCATGGGCCTGGTGGAAATGCTGCACCGCTCCAACCTGCTGGCCCTGGTGGGCGGTGGTAGCAGCCCCAAGTTCTCAGAGATCTCAGGTAAGTGtcctcatcccatcccacccTTGGCCCAGATTCCCTAGAATCCTGGCCTCCCAGAGGCACTGGCAAATGAAGAGTAACTCAGAGTCACACAGTGAGGCTTACCAGTCTTGGATCTCATTGCTTGAGAAGCTTGGTGTTTTGTCTTCATTTAACAAACACTTGTTAAATGCCTCCTGTATGCCATGTGCTTACCTATAGAGCGCTTGCTGTGATCCTGGTGCTGTCCTAAccactttacatgtattaactcatttaatactcATAATAACTATGTGTGGTAGGAAGTATCATTATTCCcgtttttacagataaagaaactgaggcccaaagaggttaagtgatttatcCAAGGTCATACAATCAATAGGTTTTAAAATCTTGGGGCAGTCTCCCCAGTGCCCTCTTGCTTTGAGTCTCAAGCACCATCTTGTGTTCAGGGTTTTTGTTTATCCAACTGGGGCATGGCAAGAGAAGCCCTAGGATTCCTCACAGAAATCTTCTGGAGGTGTATGGACTGGGACCCTGGAGGCAGAAATGGTTACCAATGGGAAGTTCCAGGCCTGGGTATGAGTCCCTGCTTGGTTACTAATGGATTGTGAGGTCCTTGGCCAGATAGCCAGCTCctttgagcctcagcttcctcatctgtaaatgagtGTAACAGTTTTAAAACCTGTCTCCTGAGGAATCACAAGTGGTCATGCTGTGTGAGGATCACATGGGGTGCTAGCAAAAGGTTAAACAAGTGGGTTGAGGTCCCATGGGGAGTAGGGGTAGGTCTTGTGTCACCAGGGCTGCCCCTCACCCTACACGTTGGCCCCGACAACACACCCACCTGCCAAGCAGTGCTGATCTGGGACGATGCCCGGGAGGGCAAGGACTCCAAGGACAAGCTGGTGCTGGAGTTCACCTTCACCAAGCCAGTGCTGGCTGTGCGCATGCGCCATGACAAGTGAGCCTGAggtggactgggggtgggggaggtaggAAGTCCCCCCAGCAGGTGAGAGGGTTCATCCTGCATGGGTACCCTGCCCTCTCTCACGACCATCCTGTGTTGTGTGATGCCCACAGAATCGTGATCGTGCTGAAGAACCGCATCTATGTATACTCCTTCCCTGACAATCCCCGAAAGCTGTTTGAATTTGACACCCGGGACAACCCCAAGGGTGAGAGGACCCTGAGATGCAGATGTAATGGCAGGAGGCAGTGGATGGGGAAGAGGGACATGCAGAAAGGAACTGGGAAAGAGAGGCAGGTGAGGGAGTCTTCATGGATATGCTCTGATGGGCTGAGACTCCCAGTGTATCCATCTTCCCATCCCTTAGTCAGTTCTCTCTCCCCACTCTTGGCCCTGTCCCACCCCTGGCTATCTGAGATCACAGAGCAAAAAGGCTCAGTAAGGACATTTGCGGGTATGCCAGGGATTCCTGGGCCTCCTGGGACTGCCACAAATGCATTGGGAGGTAGGTAATCTGCCTTGATGGTGGAGAGCACAGCCAAGGACAAGCCCCCTGTGGGTTCTGTGGGTAACATGTATCGTAGAAGGTTGAAGTCCAGCCTTTATCCAGCTCTGTCCATCTGAGACCCTGCCTGGCCCCATCATCCTCTTTACCAGCCCACTCTCCCTCACACCTTAGGGCTCTGTGACCTCTGCCCCAGCCTGGAGAAACAACTGCTAGTGTTTCCAGGACACAAGTGTGGGAGCCTACAACTTGTGGTGAGCTGTCCAGTGGGCAGGGATGGGTAGGTGGACTGGCTTTCCCTGTGGACTCTTGGCCACTTACCTCCTTACTACCTACTCTAAGCCTGAACCGCTCCTTCTACCATAGGACCTGGCAAGCACAAAGCCTGGCACTTCATCTGCTCCATTTACCATCAATGCACATCAGAGCGACGTGGCCTGTGTGTCTCTGAACCAGCCAGGCACGGTAGTGGCCTCGGCCTCTCAGAAGGGCACACTTATTCGCCTTTTTGACACACAGTCCAAGGAGAAACTGGTGGAATTGCGTCGAGGCACTGACCCTGCCACCCTCTACTGGTAAGCACAGGGCATGGGTGGTAGACCCTTGACCCCATGCCCAGCATGACATGTGGGCATCACTGCTGGTCTGTCTTTCAGCATCAACTTTAGCCATGATTCCTCCTTCCTGTGTGCATCCAGTGATAAGGGCACAGTCCATATCTTTGCTCTCAAGGATACCCGCCTCAACCGCCGTTCTGCGTGAGTacctcctgccctgccctgccttaCCCCCATCATCCTCCTGCACATATACCACACCTGAGCTTAGCCAGTATTGCCTGCAGGCTGGCTCGCGTGGGCAAGGTGGGGCCTATGATTGGGCAGTATGTGGACTCTcagtggagcctggcgagctTCACCGTGCCTGCTGAGTCAGCCTGCATCTGTGCTTTTGGTCGAAATACTTCCAAGAATGTCAACTCTGTCATTGGTGAGTAGGAATAGCCCTTGACTGGGGGTACTGCATGGGCGGAGGCCTGCAAATTGAACCTGAAAGAATTTTAGGTCATGGGAGGCCTGAGGGAGCAAAATGGATGGGTCACTTCCATCATCAGTAAgagatggcaaagagatgggcaaAGGCCTGGAAGTAGACCGTAGGCTATGGGACACCTGAGAGAATTAGAGTGTGGCATTCGCAGCCCCTAACCTTTTCCAATCCTCCCCTCTCTTCCAGCCATCTGTGTAGATGGGACCTTCCACAAGTATGTCTTCACTCCGGATGGAAACTGCAACCGAGAGGCTTTCGACGTGTACCTTGACATCTGTGATGATGATGACTTTTAAGGACCCTGTGGGTTGTGCTAGGGACCTTCAATGGCAGATTGCAAAGCCTTTGTGGGGGTGGGAGTGCTGTGGAAGCGCCACCCAGGATACATTAATGGAGCGGGTGCCCACTTTGCACTCTTAAGAGCAATGCCCAAACAGCTCAGTTGCCCCAAGCACTTCCTGATGACTGTGTGCCTGCAGGGCCAGGCCAGGGACCCAGGGAGACAGTGGACCCCCTGGAGCTCCCAGCCTGAAGAAAACTATGGACCCAGAGTGGGTACCCTAATCAAACCtgtggggatttttaaaaaacttcccaGAAAGAGATGCTCTCTGATGTgatgaatataaataaaaggCCCTT carries:
- the WDR45 gene encoding WD repeat domain phosphoinositide-interacting protein 4 isoform X1, with the translated sequence MTQQPLRGVTSLRFNQDQSCFCCAMETGVRIYNVEPLMEKGHLDHEQVGSMGLVEMLHRSNLLALVGGGSSPKFSEISGVGLVSPGLPLTLHVGPDNTPTCQAVLIWDDAREGKDSKDKLVLEFTFTKPVLAVRMRHDKIVIVLKNRIYVYSFPDNPRKLFEFDTRDNPKGLCDLCPSLEKQLLVFPGHKCGSLQLVDLASTKPGTSSAPFTINAHQSDVACVSLNQPGTVVASASQKGTLIRLFDTQSKEKLVELRRGTDPATLYCINFSHDSSFLCASSDKGTVHIFALKDTRLNRRSALARVGKVGPMIGQYVDSQWSLASFTVPAESACICAFGRNTSKNVNSVIAICVDGTFHKYVFTPDGNCNREAFDVYLDICDDDDF
- the WDR45 gene encoding WD repeat domain phosphoinositide-interacting protein 4 isoform X3; the protein is MTQQPLRGVTSLRFNQDQSCFCCAMETGVRIYNVEPLMEKGHLDHEQVGSMGLVEMLHRSNLLALVGGGSSPKFSEISGLPLTLHVGPDNTPTCQAVLIWDDAREGKDSKDKLVLEFTFTKPVLAVRMRHDKIVIVLKNRIYVYSFPDNPRKLFEFDTRDNPKGLCDLCPSLEKQLLVFPGHKCGSLQLVDLASTKPGTSSAPFTINAHQSDVACVSLNQPGTVVASASQKGTLIRLFDTQSKEKLVELRRGTDPATLYCINFSHDSSFLCASSDKGTVHIFALKDTRLNRRSALARVGKVGPMIGQYVDSQWSLASFTVPAESACICAFGRNTSKNVNSVIAICVDGTFHKYVFTPDGNCNREAFDVYLDICDDDDF
- the WDR45 gene encoding WD repeat domain phosphoinositide-interacting protein 4 isoform X2, with translation MTQQPLRGVTSLRFNQDQSCFCCAMETGVRIYNVEPLMEKGHLDHEQVGSMGLVEMLHRSNLLALVGGGSSPKFSEISGLVSPGLPLTLHVGPDNTPTCQAVLIWDDAREGKDSKDKLVLEFTFTKPVLAVRMRHDKIVIVLKNRIYVYSFPDNPRKLFEFDTRDNPKGLCDLCPSLEKQLLVFPGHKCGSLQLVDLASTKPGTSSAPFTINAHQSDVACVSLNQPGTVVASASQKGTLIRLFDTQSKEKLVELRRGTDPATLYCINFSHDSSFLCASSDKGTVHIFALKDTRLNRRSALARVGKVGPMIGQYVDSQWSLASFTVPAESACICAFGRNTSKNVNSVIAICVDGTFHKYVFTPDGNCNREAFDVYLDICDDDDF
- the WDR45 gene encoding WD repeat domain phosphoinositide-interacting protein 4 isoform X4, producing the protein MTQQPLRGVTSLRFNQDQSCFCCAMETGVRIYNVEPLMEKGHLDHEQVGSMGLVEMLHRSNLLALVGGGSSPKFSEISVLIWDDAREGKDSKDKLVLEFTFTKPVLAVRMRHDKIVIVLKNRIYVYSFPDNPRKLFEFDTRDNPKGLCDLCPSLEKQLLVFPGHKCGSLQLVDLASTKPGTSSAPFTINAHQSDVACVSLNQPGTVVASASQKGTLIRLFDTQSKEKLVELRRGTDPATLYCINFSHDSSFLCASSDKGTVHIFALKDTRLNRRSALARVGKVGPMIGQYVDSQWSLASFTVPAESACICAFGRNTSKNVNSVIAICVDGTFHKYVFTPDGNCNREAFDVYLDICDDDDF